The Fusarium falciforme chromosome 4, complete sequence genomic interval CAATGGGCTCAGGGCCACCTCGTTCAGGATACGAGCATGTCTCTGGACGCCTGTTTTTGGAAACCTGTGCTGCGGCAAGATGCATCTGATGATGGAGTTCGTAGCTCGATAGGCTTATGACGACGAGGTACTCGAGTTGGAGGAACCACGTTGAGCAACAATGAATCGATACTCACTTCCGGTACTCTGCACCGTCTGTGACGCCATGCGGCTCACCAGAGGGATTTGCTTAGGAGTAGCTATCATTGTAACCGGAGTTCATGCTGGTGGTCTTCTGAGGCCTCTCTGAGTAGCAGTTTGGAGATAAAAAGGAGGTCATCCCCTTCAACTTGATCTACTCCTCAAGCACCTCTCAAGCTCTTTATAACCACAATAGCTCTGCCCAAGGTTGGATTTCTACTCTTCTATTGTTGAAGCATCAATTGAAGCTTACGACCTTCTAACGCGCTCAAATCTTTGTCTCGTTCTCACCAGACTCCAACAATGCCTACCTCAACCTCCGGCTCTGACCCAGGAAACAACGGGCCAAAGGGTCCCGACCACCCCATAGACCCCAGTAAGTATTATCCCTTCTCTCACTTCCTCAAGCACGAAATCTCCAATCTTCCGATCCGCGGGACTGCGTCCTCGTCGCACTGTTGGACTTGCACAGCGGTGTTATGTTTTCTCCGCAGTGACAACGTCTCGCTGCAGAATCGGTGCTCCTCCAATTGGGCATTATCTGATACGGATCAACAGCCTACGGAAAATAAACTCCCATTGTCGGACCAAGTGCCGGACATGCTGTGGGGGTTAGGGTGTGAGGAGAATGGGCGGCATTCTGAAGACTAGCTCTAGACAAGATTGTTAGAGGAGGATGGTTTGCACTCTCGGTGGGTGGCCTAGGCTCGGGAAATGTAATGGTGATGACTTGAGTGCTTTGGAAAATGGTTTGAATCTTCTCTTGATTAGAAAATAAACGCTACTGGTGCGCTCACAATGTTTCCCCTTGTCCCTTGTGCAAGCCTCCATCGTCTGATAGCCCAACGCCGTGTGCCCTGCGAGGTTTACACAAAGTAAAGATTATCGTCTGGTGTATCCCAAAGAGCGTAATGTTGGGGGTCGCGTCAACAGAGAAAATACCAACGTGTCCCTCGAGGCGCGAATAAAGGGGGGGAGAGATGGGATGCGGTGAGTGGGAGACTGAGTTTGAGGAAGCATCATACGAGTGACGTGACACTGGTGTAAAGGTGGGAGAAATGAGTCAAGGGGAAACATACCATCTCGGGGAAAAAATCTCGCCATCCGGGCTGTGTGTTTCTCAAGACACGTTGAGACGGTAGAGTCTGGAGTTGTGGGAGACTTAAGCACCCTTGCGGGAGTCTTGCCTGACGGTTTGGTCACTGGATTTAAATGCTTTGataaaaggtttatttatCCTCAGCAGAATAGTGATGGAAAGTCACGCTATGTTGTGCCGTCTCTGTACGCATTCAATTGTGACTTCCAGTTCACCGGAGTCCTTGATACCTGCCACTTCTTCTGCAGGGAGGCTAGGTAGTAACTATCGCCAACCCTCAAACTGCAAAGAGGCAAACCTAGAACATATCCTCCCCTAAACATGTCTTTTTCTTGCCAATTTTGGGTTCTCTTGACAGACTGACTCCCGCGATTACTTTGTTTTCTATCCTCCATGCAGAGACACGTTCTGTATCACTTGGAAACGCgaacaacctcaaccttAAATCTCTCTCGAACCAAACTCCTATCGATTATCAATACGATTCAATACGGCTTCGGCAAGCCTCCAGGGCTAAAGCAAAGGCATAGCCAGAACGATCTCCGAACGGCGTTATTCCATCGAGCCAAAACAGCATGTCCGACGCTTCTCGATACCCCGAATCGGGCCAGATAGAGATATTCTTGATAGCAGTGGGAGTCCTGGTGCTAGTTTTGGCGTTCGGCATCTTGGTTCTTGTATGTGCTGGTCTTGGATCCTCTAGCCGGGGATGTGAGCCCGAGAACGGACGGCGTTTAGTGGCTTCAAGAGCCCATCGTCAAGGACAGGATATTGCACCGAACAGGTCATACCGCGACCACGGcaactccatcatcaacagtATCCGCAGACAAAGCCAGCCCCTGGCTGAAGAATTCAAGCTCGAGATGCACAACCTGAGACAGAGCATTGCTATGCTCATGTCACCCTCGGCCAGCCAAGATGGCAACCCTAGCGTTGTCGACAGAATGCGGCGGTTAAGCCTTGACAATCTTCTCACCTTCTCGACGAATAGTTCGGACTTGATAACCGACTGCGAAAGTTGTTGCGAGCTCTTGGATTCACCTCTGGCCGCAACAGGGAGGGAAGATGCAGCCGGAgcaaggaggaggtcgagcAGACTTGCTGGAAACACGGTGACTCCCGATTTGGAAGCGCAGCAGTAGGATAGCCCCTTGCAGTAGTTTGTtgatcatggccaagatcgCTGGGATTGGTCATGGTGGTTATCGCTTAGGAATAGACGGCAGATTGTTGTACATGACCTCTATTGAACTGAATCTGAGAAACGTCCTACTCTGACATTGGCTCCTCCGGAAGCCCGCGGAAACCCGCTTCGTTTCATCCTCTAACACGCCGCAAAGTCCGTATGCGCTGTTCCTTGTACAAAATGTCGATTTCGTCCCCCGGCCAATCGGCACCTTTActcgccatcatccatcatccgCTTATGCCGACTGCTTCTTCAGATCCCGCGCAGCCTGCTTGAGGCTGAAGTTGCACTCCTCATAGGCCCGGCCGGCACCGAAGCCGACGCCGACAAACGCGGGCCATGCTCTTCGCTTGAACAGGAGGACGGAGAAGACGACGCCGAAACCGAGGCCGAGGGTCGActtgacgaggaggttgGAAAGGCAGCGGTCCCACTGGCCATCAATTAGCATCATCCTACCATGTACAAAATGTCCCAGTCCTCCGTGAAGATGCAATTACCTTCTCGTTGAGGAGCGACTCGCTGAGGGGCCGGGAGGAAATGGCGCTCGGggaagggcgaggagggacAGCGGTTtcggccatgatgggcagTCCTGGACAGGTGGCGCGTTAGCTCCAATCGGACAAATACGAGGCTGCGGAAGGGAATTGGCGCACTTGAGGGCTTGCAATCCGGTCGTTGCGGGCGAAATCTGGAGCTGGAAGCTTTGATTCTCTGGGCGTCATGTCAAGCTTCACGAGTATTTCTCGGTTACTGCGTGGCCGAAAGGCGGTGAGGATCGGTGGACCGGGGATGGCTTAGCGCGACGGCAGAATTCTGGAAATTTTGGGTGGATTTTGGAGGCGCATTCAAAGATTCGAGTTCAAGATATCTTCTTGTCAAGCAATTTTTCTAGTCGTTCGCTTGTAAGTCTTTGGTCGCTATGGAAGTGACCATGACGGATAGTCCTTCTCAAGAAGGCACTCAAAACCTTGTGAGTTTCCCTTCAATTGCGCCTTCTAGGCATGACAAGGCTTACACGTGCCTCAGGACAAGACGGATCTCATCAAGACCGTGAGAGGTCTCGACCAAAGTGGCCCAGGAGAGGATGGAAAAAATCTCGAAAAACTATGGAAGCATCTGACTGCATCGGCGGACAGCCAGTTTCATGCCGCGGAGCAGAGCAGCTTGCGATGGCTTCTGAAATCGATGAACGGCTCATCCAGCGACGCCGAGACTATGCGACGATGGCCCTTGACCTGGACGATCCTTGAATGCGTCTTTCAGCGCATTCCGCTGTTTTCGCTCGCCAAGTCGCTTGCTGATCGACGATTCATTGCTGTTTTGCAGCAGACCCTGAAGGACATTTCCAGACCAGCCACGGATTCATCAGCTACTCCATccaagagaaagagatcGACAACAAAGGCCTTTTCTCTTGAGGACTTGAAGGACAGTCAAGGATGTTTGATGGCTGGTGAAGCCGTTTTAAGTTCTCTAAAGACTCTGCTGGGCCGACTCGACTCTTCTGCCACGCAATCATCACACGACAAGATTGGTGCTGAGCATATTCGATCTCTTTTCTGTACCTCAGCCGCCGAGGCTGCGACACTCGCATCACTATCATTGAAGCTCTGCGATTCTGCTCTGTCTAGCAGCGATGATCAAACCGAGGGTTGGGAGTCTTGGGTTGAGACAACGGCGTCCATCTGGGATCTTCATCTACAGGGGAGTGATGATGCTCTGGAGGTGGCTACGCATCTCTTTGCGCCATCAGCAGCTATTCTCAGCAAACTAGAGAAGGTTTCCAAAACCCAGAAAGCCGCCGTGCGCGAATCATTACGGACAAAGTGGTCGATCGATCTTCAGAAGCTCATGCATCGCAACCTGATACTCCCCGCTCGAGCGGCGTTTATCACAAAGCATGACATGGAGCCCATCTCAAGAGCCCTTCAAGCTGCCGAGAAGAATCTTGAAGTGGCAGCCCCTGCGCTATACTTCCTGGCATCAGGCGTGACGGATGCTTTAGGTGAGGGGAGACTACGGAAGGGCAACTCGGATTGGATGAAACAGGTTTTCAAGGCTGTCGAAAATATTTTGCGTCCAAGAGCCGACCGGGATGAGCTCGTACAAATCATTCTTGAACGAGCCGCCGAGAAATCAGCGTCTATCGACACGGACGACCTGCGCTCCGTCTGCCGCGAGTATGCTCTCCAAGAAGAAAGTACCAACTGGAGACTAGTATCAGATATCGCCAGTTGTGATCCTGATGTGTTCCAGCTCTCCGAAGAAGGTGCACGCCTCCTGGATACTGTCTGCGAACGGAGCATCGCGTCAAGCCTTGACGAGGCCGAGACTGAAGCTGTCACAAAGATTATTCAAGCCATTGTGCAAGGATTCCGCACCGGGCGAGACTTGTCCAGCTTCTTGAAGCTATGGTTCCAACAGCTCTGCAAGATCGAGAAGCAAAAGAACAAGGACAGCTTGCCTTGGATCAGAGTCGCCGAGAATGAATACGGTAGTGATTCTTTCAAGGCTTTGATCGAAAAGGAGCTGTCTCCAcagcagcttctcgaggtccTGGAATGGGTTGAGAGCGAGAAGTCCCATTCAAAGGCACTCTGCCTCTTCCTGGACTCTATTGCGCAAGGAATCCAGAGCGAATCTTACGCGGATGCTGTGGGGAGCAAACTCTTCGACCTTGTGAGcaaggtgaagaagacgTCTTCGACTTTGACCGCGTTGAAATGGGGAGTTGTTTCCAAGACACTATCGTGGGTTGCTGCCGAATCAAGAACTGAGATTTGGGATGCCGTGCAAGGACATCTGAGCAAGATCTTGTCCGAAGCACCCATAGAGTCCAGGGAGACCTACGAAGCTTTCAAGTGCTGTTGTCAGGCTTGGATCTCGATGAGTCCAGATGACAAGCAACTTGACGAACCCGCAAAACTGGTGGGATTCTTTACAACTCGCCTGTCCGCGGACCTGCTCTCGTCGAGCGCCTTGAAAGGAAAGGACTTTTCTTTGTACCTGCAACTCGATGCTGTACCGGGCTATCTCGAAGAGGCAGCACCTCAGCACTATCTGGCTTGGTTTCTACGAGGCTCTAGCCGTCTCAGTCGATTTGTCTACGGAACAAAGGCGGCTCTCCCAGAGGCGCTGCAAAATGCGCTGTCGCTCCCTAGCAGCGAGATTGACCAGCTCCGAGAGATCTGGACCTGCTTGCTCGAGAATGAGAATAACGTGAACGATGTTAAGGTTGCTGGCGACCTTGTCGACCGTCTGATTAAGGCTCTGGAAGAGGACGGCAAAGAGAAGCGTTGGCCTGCTGAGGCAAGCCAAACTTGGATCCGAAGCTTGACCAATGTTCACACAGATGCCTTTACTCGAGTCCAACGAGAGCGAATCATGGTTCTTCTCAACACCCACAGAGCCAAGGCCACCAAGCGAGTATCGCTAGATGGCTGGAGATATATCCTTGCGCTGTCGACGAAGCTCATGAGCCGACCGACATTCTACGAGGGAATGCAGTTTTCTGACCTTGTCGACGTCGCGGATGCCATGTCGGACCTTTCTTCTTCGACACCGACTCAAGATGGTACTTTGACAAATCTTATTAATGCGTACTTTGAGATGGCCTCAGTTACTATCCAGCAGATGGTGGAACACATCGACGACCGAAGCATTAAGTACTTTGAGGAAAGCCGCAGTTTCATCTCAGACTGCGACGACGCTGGAGACCTGTCACCCTTCCGTCTTACTCTGTTGAAAGCGTTGATCACTGAAGTTTCTCAATCGCCAAACTGCACTGCCCATGCTGAGCTGAGATCATTGCCAGACAGCGCAAAGAACGTGCTAGGAAACTGTGTCATGGCTGCAACTGGATATTTCTTgaccgagaagaaggcctttGAGGGACACAATGTTATTGCCGATCTCCGACTCTTCGCTGCTGTCGATGCTGCCGAAGCATTGGAGAGTCTCTCTGCGGTTTCCAAGTTGAAACAGTCTGACATTCGAAAAGCCGAGAAGCGAAGCCACGCTGCCA includes:
- a CDS encoding Urb2 domain-containing protein, producing MEVTMTDSPSQEGTQNLDKTDLIKTVRGLDQSGPGEDGKNLEKLWKHLTASADSQFHAAEQSSLRWLLKSMNGSSSDAETMRRWPLTWTILECVFQRIPLFSLAKSLADRRFIAVLQQTLKDISRPATDSSATPSKRKRSTTKAFSLEDLKDSQGCLMAGEAVLSSLKTLLGRLDSSATQSSHDKIGAEHIRSLFCTSAAEAATLASLSLKLCDSALSSSDDQTEGWESWVETTASIWDLHLQGSDDALEVATHLFAPSAAILSKLEKVSKTQKAAVRESLRTKWSIDLQKLMHRNLILPARAAFITKHDMEPISRALQAAEKNLEVAAPALYFLASGVTDALGEGRLRKGNSDWMKQVFKAVENILRPRADRDELVQIILERAAEKSASIDTDDLRSVCREYALQEESTNWRLVSDIASCDPDVFQLSEEGARLLDTVCERSIASSLDEAETEAVTKIIQAIVQGFRTGRDLSSFLKLWFQQLCKIEKQKNKDSLPWIRVAENEYGSDSFKALIEKELSPQQLLEVLEWVESEKSHSKALCLFLDSIAQGIQSESYADAVGSKLFDLVSKVKKTSSTLTALKWGVVSKTLSWVAAESRTEIWDAVQGHLSKILSEAPIESRETYEAFKCCCQAWISMSPDDKQLDEPAKLVGFFTTRLSADLLSSSALKGKDFSLYLQLDAVPGYLEEAAPQHYLAWFLRGSSRLSRFVYGTKAALPEALQNALSLPSSEIDQLREIWTCLLENENNVNDVKVAGDLVDRLIKALEEDGKEKRWPAEASQTWIRSLTNVHTDAFTRVQRERIMVLLNTHRAKATKRVSLDGWRYILALSTKLMSRPTFYEGMQFSDLVDVADAMSDLSSSTPTQDGTLTNLINAYFEMASVTIQQMVEHIDDRSIKYFEESRSFISDCDDAGDLSPFRLTLLKALITEVSQSPNCTAHAELRSLPDSAKNVLGNCVMAATGYFLTEKKAFEGHNVIADLRLFAAVDAAEALESLSAVSKLKQSDIRKAEKRSHAAMASGDLRGWKMQTFLRTYFSSLMEESRPTTFYSINDVPPKLQEPFFQSNVASVTKEMDTPAKIEYLRDLIQVFVQGSNTDGQASAIQTVVHQLLVCPDLQSKGAGFDLATAHSELTSTLLTLESQSVCVRVCRVLQTLLEKKPQSMTQWNVELVLNTVCELSSPEHAGDERVPFGWLCKLVEVIIKKHRLRLEGHHHILLSVMQALIRNLIISQGATDPLGQAMHETKAHLYARLVTLICEPTAGAVSRSQHQNALDSATDAAKRSAGRHMYLVLMQYVKLQLEADVPRSVREALEPAMNSIFDITPPEVRKILNDAMDGSGRAILREMFKRYTKFGKWSGV